TTCAGCAGCCCCATACTTCCCTTTTGTGTCTATAGATACCGAATTCCCAGGGGTTGTATTTCGTTCCACTGCTGCTGATAAGGCGAAGAGCACTTCACGTTCCATGGAGAATTACAGGGTTCTTAAGGCTAATGTTGATTCACTTCATCTTATTCAGCTTGGGATTACTTTGACAGATTACTACGGCAATCTTCCGGATTTTGGAGGCAGTTGCGGGTTTGTTTGGCAGTTCAATTTCAAAGAGTTTAATGTTTCGAGTGATCCTCACTCTGCAGACTCCATTGATCTTCTCAGACAACAGGGAATTGATTTTGAGAAGAACAACAAAGAGGGTGTGGATTCAACCCAATTTTCTGAACTGTTGTGCaagtctggtttggttgtctgTAATACCTTTCTGTTTAGGTGGATTACTTTCCACGGAGCTTATGACTTTGCTTATCTACTGAAAGTCATTACAAGGAGGCAGTTGCCAGATGACCTTTCTGGTTTTTATAATCTTTTGAGTCTGTACTTTGGGACTCGAGTTTATGATGTGAAGCAGATGATCAAGTTCTGTGATGGGGTATTCGGCGGATTAGAGAGGGTGGCGCAGACATATGGGGTGGAACGAATTGGCAACGCTCATTGTGCAGGCTCTGATAGCCTTCTAACATGGGGTGTGTTTCAGAAAATCCTCCAGAATACCAATGGATATGCAAAAGGTGCCGGTAGTCTCTTCGGGCTTGACAATGATTCCAAGCCAGTACCTTTGATACGCAAGATGATGCCGGTCCCTTCCCTCCATCTTGTTGGTGGTTTCCCCAGCTCAATATAGAACTCCTCCTTGCAGACTTGTACATTGAAATATTCATTAATAAAAAACttggtttgaaatttgattttactGGTAATGTTTTTGCATGCTTTACTCAACATAGGTTCGATTTCTGGTTTCTTATCATTATACTCTGCTTTTAGTTCATATTTTGCTATTGTGTTGTGAACTGAACCAGCTTGTTCTGTGTTCAATTTTTGTCAAGTTCTTTTCCCAAGTTATAGTATTCTATTCTTCCAAACCtgaaaaagggcatacccagtgcatgaggctcccgcccATGCGGGTCTAGGGAGAGTCATAATGTACAAAGCCTTACTCCCGCTACACGGAGAAGAACCTAAGTGTTACATTACTAGTTTGAAGCCCTTTTCATATCCCCATTGCTTGTAGGCCCTCTTGTATACGTTGGTCTATACTCATCAAAATTGAAAATCTGATTCCATTGgagaaaactgaaatttttacATGTTTTAGATTAGTAATGCATATGTTGTCCATTAAGCTTGCTATCTTTCTGTTTTGTGGTACATTGTGTTTTTATTAAAGGTGATATGTTTTCACAGAAACACTCATAAGTTATGCCCTCATTATTTTTAATTGTTCTTGGACTAGCAATATTTCTATAGGCCACCATGAATGCTGTGAAGGTAAGAACGCTTACCATACCAGAATTGCTCATGAGATTAGTCTTAACCAATTATACGAGGATATGCGAACACTATTGAGTAATGTAAAAATCTAATTGCATTCATTAGGTTGAAACCTAGTGGGATGGATAGATTCCTTATTCCTTTagttaaggtttttttttttcaatttatttattattatgctGGGATTATTAAGTCTTGGGTAAGTTTCTATATATACCAATTCTTTCAGATTCCAGTGGCTGTTCGTTACATAAATCAGTCACGTAAGCCATCTCGAGTCCTTGCTGAATTGACAGACTGAATGAGATGATACATGTGAAATCCATAAGTCAGTCATTACAAAGACATTTTGTTAAGAGAGATAGGTCGGATTCTACTTCAGTTCACCTATTTGAGTTCAGTATTTGTCTATCTCACTGACATGGCACAACACCCAAGTCATGAAGTCCCAAAACAATTTTCAGTCCTAGCCTCAGTTATGTTTTACTACCTACCTCAAGCaccaagcaaacaaaaaacagagCTTAATAATTGCACAGCTTAAGTAGCGGAGAAAGAAACCAACAGGAGAAGAATTGGAAGGGAAAATAGCTATtgggaagagggagaaaaaagagCTTTTCTGACTTTAGTGTCTCTGCAGTTGAGACTCCCCAGTGCTAGCCCAGAGAAATAAGCAAGCAAATGAATTTGATAATCTAAAGGAAAGATGAAGGGGTATGTATAGCCACTCTGGTAGTAGAAAAAAATCTAGAGAATGGGGTATGTGGCCCAAAATTTGTTTCAGTATTTGCAGCAGCCTAGAAAGAAAATCATTACTGTTACCTTGACTCAACGACCCTATTGCAATTGCTTCTGTTCCAATTCAGATTCTAGTATATGAGTTAATTTGGAAGACAGTTTGCGTATCACAATTTGGCCTCTTTCTATAAATTAGTGTTTGAACAAATAATTTCACTTACCAAGTGGACCATCCTTTGCAAGTTGGTAACTGTATTTGCGAGTTGAAGCAGGTGTTACTGAATACATCAAGGATCTGTTTTATTACTTTGAGGTTTTgtttaaagaagaaaatcaatttGGTTAGGCAACAGTCAAAAGGTATTCTCAAGATAAAGAAGAGCTGAAATGTTTGAATATGTGAACTTGGGAATGTAGAGAGATGACTAATCTTCACTTCTATCCTCTGCACGCCTGGCATTCCTGGTGTTGTTGAAATGGGATTTGCTTGGCAGTAGGCAGTAGGGCCTCCTCCACAGAGTCTTGGACTTGATTTTCTTATTCATTTCcttcaaatttgtttttcctctcttcttatTCGGTGTAAATTGAAAGTACAATTTggagagaaaactgttaattcCATTCCTCTGTAAGCAATGATTGTTCCGTATGACATCTTCTGGCCTGAAAGCAAGCTTTGTGACTGGTTCAGATTTGTTATCTTCTCATGAAGCAAAAATTTGTAAAAGATGTCATTTGATCAAGCTCATTATTGGTgaaccaaaaaggaaataaacttGAGTGGAATCCACCCACCTCATGTTCATAATCAGGTCTATAAAGCTCATGcagtaaattttttataaaagatgtcatttgataaaaaaaaaacttgagtgCAGTCCACCCACCTATTGTTCATGATCAGGTCTTGCAGATTAGACTCATGACTACCAATTAAATTAcgaaaagaggaaaataaatatattgatggtaaaattggaaagaaaattcTGGATCATCCAACAAATCCAAGAGCAAACATGGTGgcttgtttaccaaaaaaagagcATAGTGATATGGGGAAAGGGTTTCTATACAAGTAATACATTCTTATACAGGTAGCATATCTGGAAGTACATGCGGAAGTTTGTTCTCCAGTGAGGtaaagggaagaagattagTCTGTTGGGCTGCCTTGACAAGACGCAAGCAAGCCAAGTGGCCGCTCAACTGGTTGCTGCAATTGGGGAGTTTGCTTGCTAGAATTGCTGCTTCCTTCTCTTTCACAACTGGAGCACCCGTAGGATCCTACATACATATAAAACCAGAGATGTTCTGTAAGAACCCAAAACAGAAGCATAAAAACTTTAGTCTCAAGTCaggaactatttttttttttggggggggggggggggtctgGGGGGTGGAGAGGAGAATGGAGGGGAAGGATTACTCAGAATTGCCAACCCACCTGAGAGCATCAAATGTATTTATATACTAGAATTAGGACAGAATATTCTTATGCATGACTTCTTAATAACCTTAAGAAATCATGTTTTCAGTGTTTTCAGTAGTTCAACTGGTTTTTTCCCTCACATTTTTAAGCATATCCAGCACGCTAAGAACATTAAGAGTACAAATTGAACAGTTTAAGAAAATAACAAGGTACCTACCCCAAGCATGAGAAAAGTGAATCCTTGCTTGGTGGCATTGTCCTCCACAAGACGGGTCTCAATTAGCTTCCGCAGATCAGCAAGGCTGGAATCCTTTTCAACCTTCAACTTCATAATGAACTTCCCAGAATTCTCCTTTGAGGCCTCCCA
This Macadamia integrifolia cultivar HAES 741 chromosome 10, SCU_Mint_v3, whole genome shotgun sequence DNA region includes the following protein-coding sequences:
- the LOC122090865 gene encoding probable CCR4-associated factor 1 homolog 11, translating into MEMKGSLLEQQKNKEVVIVDVWANNLEFEFHRMASAAPYFPFVSIDTEFPGVVFRSTAADKAKSTSRSMENYRVLKANVDSLHLIQLGITLTDYYGNLPDFGGSCGFVWQFNFKEFNVSSDPHSADSIDLLRQQGIDFEKNNKEGVDSTQFSELLCKSGLVVCNTFLFRWITFHGAYDFAYLLKVITRRQLPDDLSGFYNLLSLYFGTRVYDVKQMIKFCDGVFGGLERVAQTYGVERIGNAHCAGSDSLLTWGVFQKILQNTNGYAKGAGSLFGLDNDSKPVPLIRKMMPVPSLHLVGGFPSSI